From a region of the Corallococcus coralloides DSM 2259 genome:
- the aceA gene encoding isocitrate lyase, which translates to MYDATPTTSDASPHAKLHAQRFEGIKRNYTEKDVEKLRGSIRVSYTLAELGARRLWELLHTEDYINALGALTGNQAVQMVRAGLKAIYLSGWQVAADANNAGQMYPDQSLYPADSVPSVVKKINNALRRADQIDHAEGRKDRNWFAPIIADAEAGFGGPLNAYELMKGMIEAGAAGVHFEDQLASEKKCGHMGGKVLVPTSHFVRTLTAARLAADVMGVPTLLVARTDADSAKLLMSDADEYDHAFIDKAAGRTGEGFYRIKGGLECAIARGLAYAPYADLVWCETSTPDLAQAKAFAEGIRKQFPNKMLAYNCSPSFNWKKNLDDSTIAKFQRELGAMGYKFQFVTLAGFHALNFSMYELARQYKDRGMAAYSEMQQSEFGAEKHGYTATRHQREVGTGYFDQVAEVISGGSASTLALHESTEAHQF; encoded by the coding sequence ATGTACGACGCGACGCCGACCACTTCCGATGCCTCCCCTCACGCAAAGCTCCATGCGCAGCGCTTCGAGGGAATCAAGCGCAACTACACCGAGAAGGACGTGGAGAAGCTGCGCGGCTCCATCCGCGTGAGCTACACGCTGGCGGAGCTGGGCGCCCGCCGCCTCTGGGAGCTGCTCCACACGGAGGACTACATCAACGCGCTGGGTGCCCTCACCGGCAACCAGGCCGTGCAGATGGTGCGCGCGGGCCTCAAGGCCATCTACCTGTCCGGCTGGCAGGTCGCCGCGGACGCGAACAACGCCGGCCAGATGTACCCGGACCAGAGCCTCTACCCGGCGGACTCCGTCCCCAGCGTGGTGAAGAAGATCAACAACGCCCTGCGCCGCGCGGACCAGATCGACCACGCGGAAGGCCGCAAGGACCGCAACTGGTTCGCGCCCATCATCGCGGACGCGGAGGCCGGCTTCGGCGGTCCGCTCAATGCCTATGAGCTGATGAAGGGCATGATTGAAGCGGGCGCCGCGGGCGTGCACTTCGAGGACCAGCTGGCCAGCGAGAAGAAGTGCGGCCACATGGGCGGCAAGGTGCTGGTGCCCACCAGCCACTTCGTGCGCACGCTGACCGCGGCGCGCCTGGCGGCGGACGTGATGGGCGTGCCCACGCTGCTCGTGGCCCGCACGGACGCGGACAGCGCCAAGCTGCTGATGAGCGACGCGGACGAGTACGACCACGCCTTCATCGACAAGGCGGCGGGCCGCACGGGCGAGGGCTTCTACCGCATCAAGGGCGGCCTGGAGTGCGCCATCGCGCGCGGCCTGGCCTACGCTCCGTACGCGGACCTGGTGTGGTGCGAGACCAGCACCCCGGACCTGGCCCAGGCCAAGGCCTTCGCGGAAGGCATCCGCAAGCAGTTCCCCAACAAGATGCTCGCGTACAACTGCTCGCCGTCCTTCAACTGGAAGAAGAACCTGGACGACAGCACCATCGCGAAGTTCCAGCGTGAGCTGGGTGCCATGGGCTACAAGTTCCAGTTCGTCACCCTGGCGGGCTTCCACGCGCTGAACTTCTCCATGTACGAGCTGGCCCGTCAGTACAAGGACCGCGGCATGGCGGCCTACAGCGAGATGCAGCAGTCGGAGTTCGGCGCGGAGAAGCACGGCTACACCGCCACGCGCCACCAGCGCGAGGTGGGCACGGGCTACTTCGACCAGGTCGCCGAGGTCATCTCCGGCGGCAGCGCCAGCACCCTGGCCCTGCACGAGTCCACCGAGGCCCACCAGTTCTAG
- a CDS encoding TIGR04013 family B12-binding domain/radical SAM domain-containing protein has protein sequence MSQTPRKVSLVLSYQYPGKYAFTVLAGAVEADPALADVSLHFPRNREDLLTTVRERSDAGDTVVAAWSFYSASFGPSVEELNWVRERLEGRDVLCIAGGVHATAETLQTLQAGFDLVAVGEGEHTLRTLLARVLKGEDPRTTHGTAHLKDGKLVQHGHGEGVRLDDFPPFAAKHVKFGAIEITRGCIYACRFCQTPFMSKARFRHRTVANIARWARELRRAGRRDLRFITPTSLSYGTPDETVNLAAVEELLAAVTEAMAPDGRIYYGTFPSEVRPEHVTPESLALLKRYVANDNLIIGGQSGSERILQATRRGHDVETVVRAARLAVEGGFVPNVDFILGLPGEEPADVDATLDLMQRLSDLGARVHGHTFMPLPGTPYRDAAPGRLDERTRQRLDFLASQGRLYGHWRAQGVLAEAIAARRQPRAR, from the coding sequence ATGTCGCAGACGCCTCGCAAGGTCTCGCTCGTCCTGAGCTACCAGTACCCCGGCAAGTACGCCTTCACCGTGCTCGCCGGCGCCGTGGAAGCAGACCCCGCGCTCGCGGACGTGTCACTGCACTTCCCGCGCAACCGCGAGGACCTGCTGACCACCGTGCGCGAACGCTCGGACGCGGGCGACACCGTCGTTGCCGCGTGGTCCTTCTACTCCGCCAGCTTCGGCCCCTCCGTGGAGGAGCTGAACTGGGTGCGCGAACGGCTGGAGGGCCGCGATGTCCTCTGCATCGCGGGCGGCGTGCACGCCACCGCCGAAACGCTCCAGACGCTCCAGGCCGGCTTCGACCTCGTCGCCGTGGGCGAGGGCGAACACACCCTGCGCACCCTCCTGGCCCGCGTCCTCAAGGGGGAAGACCCGCGCACCACGCACGGCACCGCGCACCTCAAGGACGGCAAGCTCGTGCAGCACGGCCACGGCGAGGGCGTGCGCCTGGACGACTTTCCTCCGTTCGCCGCGAAGCACGTGAAGTTCGGCGCCATCGAGATCACCCGCGGCTGCATCTACGCCTGCCGCTTCTGCCAGACGCCCTTCATGTCCAAGGCGCGCTTCCGGCACCGCACTGTCGCCAACATCGCCCGGTGGGCCCGCGAGCTGCGCCGCGCGGGACGGCGCGACCTGCGCTTCATCACCCCCACGTCCCTGTCCTACGGCACCCCCGACGAGACCGTGAACCTGGCCGCCGTGGAGGAGCTGCTCGCCGCCGTGACGGAGGCCATGGCTCCGGACGGGCGCATCTACTACGGCACCTTCCCCTCGGAGGTGCGCCCGGAGCACGTCACGCCGGAGTCCCTGGCGCTGCTCAAGCGCTACGTGGCCAACGACAACCTCATCATCGGCGGCCAGTCCGGCTCCGAGCGCATCCTCCAGGCCACCCGGCGCGGCCACGACGTGGAGACCGTGGTGCGCGCCGCGCGGCTCGCGGTGGAGGGCGGCTTCGTGCCCAACGTGGACTTCATCCTGGGCCTGCCCGGCGAGGAGCCCGCGGACGTGGACGCCACGCTGGACCTCATGCAGCGGCTGTCCGACCTGGGCGCCCGCGTGCACGGCCACACCTTCATGCCGCTGCCCGGTACGCCCTACCGCGACGCGGCCCCCGGGCGCCTGGATGAGCGCACCCGGCAGCGGCTGGACTTCCTCGCGTCCCAGGGCCGCCTGTATGGCCACTGGCGGGCGCAGGGCGTGCTCGCGGAGGCCATCGCCGCTCGCAGACAGCCGCGCGCCCGCTAG
- a CDS encoding type VI immunity family protein gives MVLLREGLSIAYYVRAPHEEIASAVWRAFERYRKAIEPRVFDAYLDVYTGDSPQLDAEGEAVLRARMLRPASGIAEVHELYHSATGICFKYEGRGTTAPNFHDTYPENTCCLEFRLPTEFLDERGPEWIRALAIDLGRELPWNSGHAGLSLEVHAWTQAITPRLREVTRRHPGFDLVHRLNRLALYLGTKLRPPAWLTFLGPPVLNELGGAEGLRSRLHSPSTQVESLSPDRAVVSLGPAPEAGDLEAGDTLPAYRELARVLEPWLYTHKGEWGDFTEAEVRQWERRFL, from the coding sequence GTGGTCCTGCTTCGAGAGGGGCTCAGCATTGCCTACTACGTGCGGGCTCCTCACGAGGAGATCGCTTCAGCGGTCTGGCGTGCCTTCGAGCGTTATCGAAAGGCCATCGAACCACGCGTGTTCGACGCGTACCTGGATGTCTACACAGGGGACAGTCCACAACTCGATGCGGAGGGAGAAGCGGTTCTTCGGGCCCGGATGCTCAGGCCTGCCTCTGGCATCGCCGAGGTGCACGAGCTGTATCACTCCGCGACGGGCATCTGCTTCAAGTACGAAGGGCGTGGCACCACGGCGCCCAACTTCCACGACACGTACCCTGAGAACACCTGCTGCCTGGAGTTCCGGCTGCCCACCGAGTTCCTGGACGAGCGCGGGCCGGAGTGGATCCGCGCGCTGGCCATCGACCTGGGGCGCGAGCTGCCGTGGAACTCGGGGCACGCCGGCCTGTCGCTCGAAGTCCATGCCTGGACCCAAGCCATCACGCCGCGCCTGCGTGAAGTGACCCGGCGTCACCCGGGCTTCGATCTGGTGCACCGGCTGAACAGACTCGCCCTGTACCTGGGCACGAAGCTCCGTCCCCCCGCGTGGCTCACGTTCCTGGGCCCTCCGGTGCTCAACGAACTCGGCGGGGCGGAGGGGCTGCGCTCCCGGCTGCACTCACCCTCGACCCAGGTCGAGTCCCTGTCCCCGGACCGCGCCGTGGTGTCCCTGGGCCCTGCCCCCGAAGCCGGGGACCTGGAGGCCGGGGACACACTGCCCGCGTACCGCGAGCTGGCCCGCGTGCTGGAACCGTGGCTCTACACGCACAAGGGGGAGTGGGGCGACTTCACCGAAGCCGAGGTCCGCCAGTGGGAGCGCCGCTTCCTCTGA
- a CDS encoding type VI immunity family protein — protein sequence MDIEDQWVVLVREGISIAFYMRQPHDLMASAVLRALECYRQAISPRQPGWYVDYSGDWQPVDSEGESVVRQRLLAKSALIELIERPDSVTGVAFKYQGQSKAAAGFETEDRESNCALEFRLPIEFLDERGPEWIRALAIDLGRELPWNSGHAGLSIELGTWPRTLTPRLREVTRRHPGFDLNRLNKLALYLGTKLRPPAWLTFLGPPVLNELGGAEGLRSRLHSPSTQVESLSPDRAVVSLGPAPEAGDLEAGDTLPAYRELARVLEPWLYAHKGEWGDFTEAEVRQWERRFL from the coding sequence ATGGACATCGAGGACCAGTGGGTGGTTCTAGTGCGGGAAGGGATCAGCATCGCGTTCTACATGCGGCAGCCCCACGATTTGATGGCCTCGGCCGTGTTGAGAGCACTGGAGTGTTACCGTCAAGCCATCAGTCCGCGTCAGCCCGGCTGGTACGTGGACTACTCGGGGGACTGGCAGCCGGTGGACTCCGAGGGTGAATCCGTCGTCCGGCAGCGGCTGCTGGCAAAGTCTGCACTGATCGAGCTGATCGAGCGCCCCGACTCCGTGACCGGAGTCGCTTTCAAATACCAGGGGCAGAGCAAAGCTGCGGCTGGCTTCGAGACTGAGGATCGGGAGAGTAACTGTGCTCTGGAGTTCCGGCTGCCCATCGAGTTCCTGGACGAACGCGGGCCGGAGTGGATCCGTGCGCTGGCCATCGACCTAGGCCGCGAGCTGCCCTGGAACTCGGGGCATGCGGGGCTCTCGATCGAGTTGGGCACCTGGCCCAGGACCCTCACGCCGCGTCTGCGTGAAGTGACCCGGCGTCACCCTGGCTTCGACTTGAATCGGCTGAACAAATTGGCCCTGTACCTGGGCACGAAGCTCCGTCCCCCCGCGTGGCTCACGTTCCTGGGCCCGCCCGTGCTCAACGAACTGGGTGGCGCGGAGGGACTGCGCTCCCGACTGCACTCACCTTCAACCCAGGTCGAGTCCCTGTCACCGGACCGCGCCGTGGTGTCTCTGGGCCCTGCCCCCGAAGCCGGGGACCTGGAGGCCGGGGACACGCTGCCCGCGTACCGCGAGCTGGCCCGCGTGCTGGAACCATGGCTCTACGCGCACAAGGGGGAGTGGGGCGACTTCACCGAAGCCGAGGTCCGCCAATGGGAGCGCCGCTTCCTCTGA
- a CDS encoding polysaccharide lyase has translation MKALHLWLVACLLPSLAAAEIVWRGDFETGNRSQYSTEQMVSSDRLQVVTSPVSEGKYALKATVKQGDDPINSSGNRNELVYLSNEKVGSEYWYRWKVMFANDFPSVDAWQLFTQWHHDGCCGSPPIEFFVKGELIRLTLNDSGTVWNTALKRGAWQEFIFHVKWSPDASVGYVELWHNGVQVLKKTYAKTMFSGQNNYLKLGLYRADTIKPVGVVYHDGMIQATKREDVFPVVQPDPDPVVDAGTPVDAGTTVDAGSPQEPDPMFDAGSPVDPDPVVDAGSPVDPAPVADAGTNTGVKPAPLDEGEGDANFQGGCSASGGSLAAFSLLGLLGLARARRRRS, from the coding sequence TTGAAAGCACTGCACCTCTGGCTCGTGGCCTGTCTGCTCCCGAGCCTCGCTGCGGCGGAAATCGTCTGGCGGGGCGATTTCGAGACGGGAAACCGTTCCCAGTACAGCACGGAACAGATGGTGAGCTCGGACCGGCTCCAGGTGGTGACGAGTCCGGTGTCGGAAGGAAAGTACGCCCTCAAGGCCACGGTGAAGCAGGGCGATGATCCCATCAACTCCAGCGGCAACCGCAACGAGCTGGTCTACCTGAGCAACGAGAAGGTGGGCTCGGAGTACTGGTACCGCTGGAAGGTGATGTTCGCGAACGACTTCCCCAGCGTGGATGCGTGGCAGCTCTTCACGCAGTGGCACCACGACGGGTGCTGCGGGTCACCGCCGATTGAGTTCTTCGTGAAGGGCGAGCTCATCCGCCTGACGCTGAACGACAGCGGCACGGTGTGGAACACGGCGCTCAAGCGCGGCGCGTGGCAGGAGTTCATCTTCCACGTGAAGTGGTCCCCGGACGCGTCCGTGGGCTACGTGGAGCTGTGGCACAACGGCGTCCAGGTGCTGAAGAAGACCTACGCCAAGACGATGTTCTCCGGCCAGAACAACTACCTGAAGCTGGGCCTGTACCGGGCGGACACCATCAAGCCGGTGGGCGTCGTCTACCACGACGGCATGATCCAGGCGACGAAGCGCGAGGACGTGTTCCCGGTGGTGCAGCCCGACCCGGACCCCGTGGTGGACGCGGGCACGCCGGTGGACGCGGGCACGACCGTGGATGCGGGCTCGCCGCAGGAGCCGGACCCGATGTTCGACGCGGGTTCGCCGGTGGATCCGGATCCGGTGGTGGATGCGGGCTCTCCCGTGGACCCCGCCCCCGTGGCGGACGCGGGCACGAACACGGGCGTGAAGCCGGCGCCGCTGGACGAGGGCGAGGGCGACGCGAACTTCCAGGGCGGCTGCTCCGCGAGCGGTGGTTCGCTGGCCGCGTTCTCGCTGCTGGGCCTGCTGGGCCTGGCGCGGGCGCGCCGTCGCCGGAGCTGA
- a CDS encoding arginine N-succinyltransferase — MLVLRDVQKTDLPGLKRLAAVLNTVNLPNNEETLEAIIDKSVKSFAGKVKDPFEREYLFVLEDVRNNLIIGTSMIIAQHGTYEAPHIYYEVSEREHYSASLERHLRHKVLSIAYNYEGPTEIGGLVVDPPYRATPDKPGKQLSFVRFLFIAMHRRLFRPRVLAELLPPLLPDGRSLLWEACGKKFTGLTYLEADRLSRQNKEFIKELFPASDIYASLFPDRVQKVLGEVGPATRGVQRMLERVGFRYVERIDPFDGGPHFEADTADISLVRRYRTMKLAEEDFELVGDDVLVAAERESGRNRFRSVRCQARLDNTVIHLPARAKEILEVKPGAKLSVIPFE, encoded by the coding sequence ATGCTCGTGCTGCGAGACGTCCAGAAAACCGACTTGCCCGGCCTGAAGCGTCTTGCCGCGGTGCTGAACACGGTCAACCTGCCGAACAACGAGGAGACGCTCGAGGCCATCATCGACAAGTCGGTGAAGAGCTTCGCCGGCAAGGTGAAGGACCCGTTCGAGCGCGAGTACCTCTTCGTGCTGGAAGACGTGCGCAACAACCTCATCATCGGCACGTCGATGATCATCGCCCAGCACGGCACGTACGAAGCGCCGCACATCTACTATGAGGTGAGCGAGCGCGAGCACTACTCCGCCTCGCTGGAGCGGCACCTGCGGCACAAGGTGCTGTCCATCGCGTACAACTACGAGGGCCCCACGGAGATTGGCGGCCTGGTGGTGGACCCGCCCTACCGCGCGACGCCGGACAAGCCCGGCAAGCAGCTGTCCTTCGTGCGCTTCCTCTTCATCGCCATGCACCGGCGACTGTTCCGGCCGCGCGTGCTGGCGGAGCTCCTGCCGCCGCTGCTCCCGGACGGGCGCAGCCTCCTGTGGGAGGCCTGCGGGAAGAAGTTCACCGGGCTCACCTACCTGGAGGCCGACCGGCTGAGCCGCCAGAACAAGGAGTTCATCAAGGAGCTGTTCCCCGCGTCGGACATCTACGCGTCGCTGTTCCCGGACCGCGTGCAGAAGGTGCTGGGGGAAGTGGGCCCGGCCACGCGCGGCGTGCAGCGGATGCTGGAGCGGGTGGGCTTCCGGTACGTGGAGCGCATCGACCCGTTCGACGGCGGCCCGCACTTCGAGGCGGACACGGCGGACATCTCCCTGGTGCGCCGCTACCGCACGATGAAGCTGGCGGAAGAGGACTTCGAATTGGTGGGAGACGACGTGCTGGTCGCCGCCGAGCGCGAATCCGGCCGCAACCGCTTCCGCTCCGTGCGCTGCCAGGCCCGGCTGGACAACACCGTCATCCACCTGCCCGCTCGCGCCAAGGAGATCCTGGAAGTGAAGCCCGGCGCGAAGCTGTCCGTCATTCCGTTCGAGTAG